One part of the Gemmatimonadota bacterium genome encodes these proteins:
- the speD gene encoding adenosylmethionine decarboxylase, with translation MSHALSKHLLVDLYGCPADLLNDVTALEKVMIEAAQRAGATVINSMFHHFSPFGVSGVVVIQESHLTIHTWPEQGFAAIDLFTCGTQTKPRHALTHLKRALQSTRVEVRQFRRGQGEASAVKTDLNFGG, from the coding sequence ATGTCCCATGCACTGAGCAAACATCTGCTCGTCGATCTGTACGGTTGCCCCGCCGATCTGCTCAATGATGTCACTGCGCTTGAAAAGGTTATGATTGAAGCTGCCCAACGCGCAGGTGCCACGGTTATCAACAGTATGTTTCATCACTTTTCGCCTTTCGGTGTATCGGGTGTTGTGGTTATTCAGGAAAGTCATCTGACTATTCACACCTGGCCAGAGCAGGGGTTTGCAGCTATTGACCTTTTTACCTGTGGCACGCAGACCAAACCGCGGCACGCTTTGACCCATTTGAAACGCGCACTCCAATCTACACGGGTCGAAGTTCGACAATTCAGGCGTGGGCAAGGCGAGGCATCGGCTGTAAAGACCGATCTCAACTTTGGGGGCTGA
- a CDS encoding sugar phosphate isomerase/epimerase, with amino-acid sequence MQLTFSTTVCPDLLLPDALNVATEAGFNRIELFRTFSESSPVHADTSVRMVRERLDNAGVTLTGLNIRNITGRNSSKDERDLRYNMRQVEWDIHLSRALRLQCANLKGGDRTDEAREDFITGINHVLDRIPNFTLNIGNHKGNLFENIEDYQGILPEIPDRAKILMDTGHLLSAGVEVRAFAEAFADRIGLVHLRDQKGETPVPFGEGDLPFEDVIDILKGAGYEGELVIELEKVTWGEPVQACAAAREYVEKILS; translated from the coding sequence GTTTTAATCGCATTGAACTTTTTCGCACGTTTTCCGAGAGTTCGCCAGTTCACGCGGATACATCGGTGCGTATGGTGCGCGAGCGTCTGGACAATGCAGGCGTTACGCTCACGGGCCTCAATATTCGCAATATTACAGGACGAAATTCCAGCAAGGACGAACGCGATCTGAGATACAATATGCGCCAGGTCGAATGGGATATCCATCTTTCTCGCGCTCTGCGGCTACAGTGTGCCAATCTCAAAGGCGGTGATCGCACAGACGAAGCGCGCGAGGATTTTATTACGGGTATTAATCACGTGCTCGATCGCATTCCCAACTTTACCCTCAATATAGGCAATCACAAGGGGAATTTGTTCGAGAATATTGAAGATTATCAGGGCATTTTGCCCGAGATTCCCGATCGCGCCAAAATATTGATGGATACGGGTCATCTCCTTTCAGCAGGTGTTGAAGTACGCGCTTTTGCAGAAGCTTTTGCCGACCGCATTGGCCTTGTTCACCTGAGAGATCAGAAGGGGGAAACTCCCGTGCCTTTTGGCGAGGGCGATTTGCCTTTTGAAGATGTGATCGATATTCTCAAGGGCGCGGGTTATGAGGGCGAACTTGTCATTGAACTGGAAAAAGTCACCTGGGGTGAACCGGTCCAGGCCTGTGCTGCTGCGCGTGAATATGTCGAAAAAATCCTTTCCTGA
- a CDS encoding cupin domain-containing protein, which translates to MSVTTRTDIKGISRFLFTEGTDADRLHLHVSEVGPGQRAHPPHRHDGWEIFFVIKGNGEVLYGDQTHPVNTGEAMHLECSILHGIKNIGDGPLQYAVIIRK; encoded by the coding sequence ATGTCTGTCACAACCCGCACCGATATCAAGGGCATTTCTCGTTTTCTTTTTACCGAAGGCACAGATGCCGACCGTCTGCACCTGCATGTCTCAGAAGTTGGTCCAGGCCAGCGCGCCCACCCGCCACATCGGCACGATGGTTGGGAGATTTTTTTCGTTATCAAAGGCAATGGCGAAGTTCTGTACGGCGACCAAACACACCCGGTCAATACGGGTGAAGCCATGCATCTGGAATGCAGTATTTTGCACGGAATAAAAAATATCGGCGATGGCCCGCTTCAATACGCCGTGATTATTAGAAAATGA